A segment of the Terribacillus aidingensis genome:
GAGATAAGCACTGAATACTTTGGCAAGAGAATCTTCACCCGTTGCCTTCAACGCATCCATTGTATTAACTGCAGGTATCGAATCAGCCAGGATTCCTTTTAACTGATCCTCTATCTGCTCGATCAAGTTATTATCCAGCTCCAATTCCTCAACGATGACCCGGAAACGCGACAGCACCTTTTCTACCTGTGTACTGACGTCTTCCCCTTTGCTATGTGCTTCTCCTATTGCAATAAGTAAGTCCGTCACCTTCGTATCAGCTTTGTCGCGTTTACCTGGCGCAGAAACGACAATGAATTTCCGCTCCTGATCAGCTTTCACGATTTGTGCTACTTTGCGGAGCTGTTCCGCACTTGCTACTGAACTACCACCAAATTTTGCTACCTTCATGTGTCTCTCTCCATTACGCTTTTTCTTTACTTAGGTAAAATAGTATCACAGAGTTTCTTCCGCTGGCTAGGTGAAAGACATAATTTTGAGAAAAAAGTGACGACATTAGTTTACATAATAATAATACCGTTAACTGTTGTCGTCACTAAAGATAGAAATCCAGCAATTCTAAGGTAAAGAATTACAAAATGACATACTCTATATCAAGCAATATGGATATCTTCTCCAACTGAGAAGCAATGTGCCCGATCGCCAGCGCGCAATGATGTGTCGGAGCTTCCTTGAACCATCTGGTCATATACGCATCTGGATGCTCATCGAAGCTGATATGCGTCTGCGTATTTCCAATTTGCATGATTGGACCATCTATTGCTTTTCCTTCACTGATGATGAATCTGACTTTCCCTTCAACTGTCTGGGTGACATTTAATGTTGTAATCGGACCAGCTTTCACTTTTGCCTCTACTGCCACTCCAGTTCCCTGCTTTCCATGATAAAGACCCATTCCGCGCAATATAGGCTTATCCTTTGCTATAGCAATATGGAACGGACCATCATGCCCCAGCAGGATCGTTCCTTCTGCATAGTCCGTGAGCACAATTTCGGCAAAACTTCCTCCCGCATCGAGTAAGTCGCAGATTTTCATTGCTATATTTGTCTTCAAATCCCCTTCTCCAGCACATGGTATATGCTTGGCTGTCAGAAGACTGTTCCCAACAATCATTCCTGCCTGTAACGCTTCTTCCGAACTTCCTGGCGCACCGTGATAATAGTAAGTCAAAGCATCCAAGTTTCTTTGATCAGCAAGCCCCTCCTCCGCTGCAGCTACTTGAGCCGCCCAATTCAATTGGTTTTCTGTGGGCTTCTTGGCAATCGGATCACTGTGCGAATCATCACTGATTGTAAACACATTTTCTATTTCGGCCCTTTTAGCCTCCACTTCTTTATCCGACACTTGCTCTAACTGCTCTTTCAAATCGCCAATTTCCAATACGTCTACATGAATGCCAAGCTGTGCCTGCAGCATTGTAAAATCAATATACATATCAAGCATACCGCTGTATGTGTTTCCGAGAAAACCGAAGTTACTATATTGCAGGCTGCGCTTCACAGATGCAGCCATCGTCCACTCCTTGATTTGTTTCCAAGCAGCGATTGCCTCCGGTTCCTCAGCTGTCACTTCATTTGCTTTGGAAACAGATGGAGTCTTCCAAAGCCCAAGCAAACCATTCACAACATGGTACGGAATGTTTGCACGGTGAAAAGCATTCGCGAATTCAGGCACTGGGCAAGCGCCGCAATGCGCAAGCCATTCCTCAGTAGACGTCTCTGCATAATTGATTTGACGAGTCGGCTGGAGATTCAGGAAAATGACAGGCGCAGAACAAATTCGATGAATCGGCAGGATGGAAGCACTCGTACAATACGTTGCTGCATGGCAGAAAATAAGGTCCACCTGATTCACTTGAAAATATTCTCCTGCCGTCCTGCCAGCTTGCTCAGAATCTACCAAACCGAAATTGCATACATCTGCCCATTGCTCGATTTGTTCGCTTACATGCTGGTTATACCCGAGCAAACGTTCCTTCAATGACGGAAACTGACCCCAATAAGCCTTTAATCCTACCGAATATAATCCAATTCTTGCTTTCCTCATGCATTCTCCTCCTAATGGTCGTAGATATTAAACTTGCCAGCTATTAATGATTCCGCTTTCAAAATACATCGCCAGCTCATTGAGCCAGCTGACCTTTTCCTCATTAGGATTCGGGATAGGTTTTTCTTAGAAAATCCACCGAATCTCCAAT
Coding sequences within it:
- a CDS encoding L-fucose/L-arabinose isomerase family protein; the protein is MRKARIGLYSVGLKAYWGQFPSLKERLLGYNQHVSEQIEQWADVCNFGLVDSEQAGRTAGEYFQVNQVDLIFCHAATYCTSASILPIHRICSAPVIFLNLQPTRQINYAETSTEEWLAHCGACPVPEFANAFHRANIPYHVVNGLLGLWKTPSVSKANEVTAEEPEAIAAWKQIKEWTMAASVKRSLQYSNFGFLGNTYSGMLDMYIDFTMLQAQLGIHVDVLEIGDLKEQLEQVSDKEVEAKRAEIENVFTISDDSHSDPIAKKPTENQLNWAAQVAAAEEGLADQRNLDALTYYYHGAPGSSEEALQAGMIVGNSLLTAKHIPCAGEGDLKTNIAMKICDLLDAGGSFAEIVLTDYAEGTILLGHDGPFHIAIAKDKPILRGMGLYHGKQGTGVAVEAKVKAGPITTLNVTQTVEGKVRFIISEGKAIDGPIMQIGNTQTHISFDEHPDAYMTRWFKEAPTHHCALAIGHIASQLEKISILLDIEYVIL